The window CGAAAGGAAGTGGCTTAGGATTAAGTATTTGTAAAAAAATAATAGAATATCATCAAGGCGACATTTGGGTAGAGAGTGATGGTGAGCAAGGCTCTAAATTTATCTTTACCCTGCCTGCCAAAGTAATGGAAAGCATAAATGAGAATTAATTAAAATTAATGAAAAAGATATTAATTGTAGATGATGAGCCAAGTATCTTGATGTCATTGGAGTTTCTAATGAAAAAAGAAGGTCATAAAATCTTTATCGCTCGAAATGGAAGAGAGGCCATAGGGATAGTCAATCAAGAATTACCTGACGCTTTAATTCTTGATATCATGATGCCAGAAGTAGATGGTTACGAAGTGTGTGAATTTATCAAAAGCAAAGAAGAACTACAGCACATTAAAGTTATATTCCTTACAGCAAAAGCAAAAGAGGAAGATATAAAAAAAGGCCTTGATCTAGGTGCTGATTTATATTTGAAAAAACCCTTTTCAACAAAAGAATTAGTTAAAAAGGTAAATGAATTGGTTGCCTAATTTGTGAACCTTAAATGCCAATGAAAAGACGGCATACATTGCCCAAAAAATTGAATTATGAAGTACGAAGATTTTTATAAGGAAAGTATCGAGAGACCGCAAGATTTCTGGAGAAAACAGGCTAAACAGTTAGATTGGCATTCTTTTCCGGAGGTAATCATGAGCAAAGATGAATACGATTATGCACAATGGTATCAGGATGGTAAACTCAATTTGAGTTATTTATGTATTGATAAACATATTGAAGATGGATTTGGCGATACTGTAGCACTCATTTATGATTCTCCTGTCACACAAAGCAAAGAGCATATCACTTTCAATCAGTTGCATCATGAAGTTTCAAAGCTCGCAGGTGGTTTACAAAAGTTAGGCTTACAAAAGGGAGATACTTGCATAATTTACATGCCGATGATACCGCAAGCAATCTATGCTATGCTAGCTTGCGTAAGAATAGGCGTTATTCATTCTGTTGTATTTGGTGGTTTTGCTCCTCATGAGTTGGCGATAAGAATAACTGATTGCAAAGCCAAAGCCATTATAACTGCCTCAAATGGAATAGAAATTGATAAGATAATTCCTTACAAACCTTTTGTTGATGAAGCGATTGAAAGTGTTCAAGATAAACCAGAGCATGTCATAGTCTTTAATCGGAATGACACTGAGATTGAATCACCTAAAAGTTATGATGTAGACTATCAAAATCTTGTTGATAGTGCTCCTTCAGTAGAAGCAATTCCTTTGCACTCTACTCATCCTTCATACATTTTATACACTTCAGGTACTACGGGAACTCCCAAAGGGATAATTAGAGATACAGGTGGTTATGCAACCGCTTTGAAATTTTCAATGAAATATGTTTATGGAGTTGATGAGGGAGAGGTATTTTGGGCTGCAAGTGATGTGGGTTGGGTAGTGGGACATAGTTTTATTGTATACGGGCCTTTATTAAATAGAAATACGACAGTTCTATTTGAAGGCAAACCCATTAAAACTCCTGATGCTTCGACTTTTTGGCGTGTAATTAGTGAACATAAGGTAAATGTGATGTTTACAGCCCCAACGGCCATTAGAGCGATTAAAAAAGAAGATCCGAATGGTGAATTCATCAAAAAATACGATATGGATTCTTTAAAGTATCAATTCTTGGCGGGGGAACGATGTGATCTAGCAACTTTAAACTGGACTAAAGAGCACTTAAAAGTACCAGTAATCGATCATTGGTGGCAAACTGAGAGTGGCTGGCCCATGATAGCGAATATGGCAGGATTAGAGTTGAAGAAAGTGAAGCCAGGTTCAGCATCTTTTGCGGTTTGCGGTTATGATATTAGAATTTTAAATGAAGCCGGAGAGGAGGTTAATGATGATACCGAGGGATATGTTGCGGTTAAGCTTCCATTACCCCCTGGTACTTTAACGAGTCTTTGGGCTAATCCTCAGCGTTTCAAATCTGGTTATTTAGAACGTTTTCCAGGCTATTATTTTTCTGGTGATGGAGGTTATAAAGATGAGGATGGTTACATCTTTATAACAGGACGAGTAGATGATATCATCAATGTGGCAGGTCACAGATTGTCAACTGCCGAGATGGAGGAAATTGTTTCTTCCCATACATCTGTAGCAGAATGCGCTGTATTTGGCATTAACTGTGAATTGAAGGGGCAAAAACCATTAGGCTTGGTGGTTCTGAAAACTGAAAATAAACTTGAAGAAGAAAAAATAAAGAATGAAATTATCGCTAAAGTCAGACATGAGATAGGAGCAGTAGCTTCATTCAGGGATGTGCTTAT is drawn from Marivirga arenosa and contains these coding sequences:
- a CDS encoding response regulator transcription factor — translated: MKKILIVDDEPSILMSLEFLMKKEGHKIFIARNGREAIGIVNQELPDALILDIMMPEVDGYEVCEFIKSKEELQHIKVIFLTAKAKEEDIKKGLDLGADLYLKKPFSTKELVKKVNELVA
- a CDS encoding acetate--CoA ligase is translated as MKYEDFYKESIERPQDFWRKQAKQLDWHSFPEVIMSKDEYDYAQWYQDGKLNLSYLCIDKHIEDGFGDTVALIYDSPVTQSKEHITFNQLHHEVSKLAGGLQKLGLQKGDTCIIYMPMIPQAIYAMLACVRIGVIHSVVFGGFAPHELAIRITDCKAKAIITASNGIEIDKIIPYKPFVDEAIESVQDKPEHVIVFNRNDTEIESPKSYDVDYQNLVDSAPSVEAIPLHSTHPSYILYTSGTTGTPKGIIRDTGGYATALKFSMKYVYGVDEGEVFWAASDVGWVVGHSFIVYGPLLNRNTTVLFEGKPIKTPDASTFWRVISEHKVNVMFTAPTAIRAIKKEDPNGEFIKKYDMDSLKYQFLAGERCDLATLNWTKEHLKVPVIDHWWQTESGWPMIANMAGLELKKVKPGSASFAVCGYDIRILNEAGEEVNDDTEGYVAVKLPLPPGTLTSLWANPQRFKSGYLERFPGYYFSGDGGYKDEDGYIFITGRVDDIINVAGHRLSTAEMEEIVSSHTSVAECAVFGINCELKGQKPLGLVVLKTENKLEEEKIKNEIIAKVRHEIGAVASFRDVLIVQRLPKTRSGKILRKLLRSIADEKQYNVPSTIDDIQIIDEVKTVYEKEGIGIFK